The DNA window GTTGTCTCTAATGACGAATCATGTCTGCACAATGAATGATTTCCTTCGTCATATCACGAGGCGATGCCCTATTGGATCGTGGGCCCTATCTTTTCATAGGCCAGGTTATCTAAAGGGACCTCATCTGTCGTTTCAAGACATCTCTTGTGTCCTGTCACCTCACGAGGCGAAGCTATGACTTTTCAAGGGACGAacctatgtcgtctcacgggacgtcgctcTGTCTCGTCTTACGTGAGCGTAGCATTTGTCCTTtatattctttatgacggtgcataggattacactgcgtcccatcgctgtcaattttcttcatcgtctccatgccaccacacaggaacaaccctgtcgtctcgcgggacaatgcaatgtcatctcattggacgacgcctgtcatgtcacggcacgacgccatgtcgtctaacgggacgacgcttgtcgtctcacgggactacgccatgtcatctcactggacgacgtcatgtcgtctcacgggacgacgcctgtcgtctcacgggacgacgtctttcgtctcacgggacgacgtctgttgtctcacgggacgacatctgtcgtttcacaggacgacgtctgtcgtctcacaggacaacCTCTATCGTCTAACGGGACGAtatctttcgtctcacgggacgacgtctgtcgtctcacaggacgacgtctgtcgtctcacaggacgacgtctgtcgtctcacgggacgatgtctgtcgtctcacgggacgacgccatgtcagtctcacgtgagtgaggcatatctatccgcgtacttatgacggtgcctacaggaggtcactgcgtctcgtcgctgggccaaaggcaccgagcggaatatcacgaagttaaaagtaatcataatcttctcgatgttttaaatttctcgaactttttaagacttgcttttgtaaacgtgttgctcggccgagttacaaaagcgtactgaggaaaaagcagccgagcgctggtaaccgggcgacactagtacttgactggcgcgccagatggcgctactagtcgaggaattcactcgattagggccgagttatgaaggtgttaatctcattagtggttcaagcgaaggcacggacacctaaatacgGGGGATGGAGCCACCCGGTACGCAAATAAATGCCTGTATTGGGAGGCACCGCTCTTCCCTTAATATTATGTGTTATATACATTGTGTTATACCTACATTGTGTTATACATTGTGTAGAAGGTATAAGTTACACACAGTGACACAATGTAATCAcactttcatcatcatcctccttgcggtatcccggcatttgccacggctcatcggagcctggggtccgctttgacaactaatcccaacatttgacgtaggcactagtttaacgaaagcgactgccatctgaccttctaacccaaAGGGATAATAATTACTTTGTCCGGTTACAAATAactaccaattttgaatatagTGCACGTACATAATTTATGCTACCatagataataaaatatattatcgcaTCGCATctatgataacattgataatgTGTTTTTGTTCGTACCTACATCTAAACCAAAGATTTAAACGGCAAGAATAAGAACAGTACATTACATTGTATTAATCACCGGCAATAACAAGGCCAAGGCAAAAAGAAGGCCCGCCcaatatataattaaaatttgcaAACGAGAGTTTAGTTGCAtgtaaagactcgagtttgcaaaCTTCTTACACACCATGCATTTCATCatacttgcaataaaaaaaaaaaaagtaaagtaatactgataatattttttttcttcgaATTCCCGCTGTGCCTGCATGCAACaccttaggtacctactaagaAAGTGTGATGAAATCATACATTTCGACTAAATCCTCATTTGATGCACCTTGGTCGACGTTTCGACCCAACTGGTTGATGAGTTCGCGTCAAGCACGTGATTGGTTGAATAGACGCTTGACTCCCAATGTTACTGGGACCGTTATGCTGGCGCCTATTTGGTGCCCATATGCCCTGTCCTTACAAATATATAATTCAATGGATTCCTTTATACGACACATTGATGAGATCATGTTTATAGATGACTTGCTTTGCTTTTATGTCATAATAGAACGATGACTTGCGCTTATTTTAAGTATTTCGCAATGGCAACAAATTATTACTAtagacatacatacacacatacatacatattataatcaTGCCTGtaccccataaaggggtaggcagagcacatgaactattaagtttcagtgccactcttggcaaaaaggggttgtaagaaatccaaattgtgacattgcagtgacaggttgccagcctctcgcctacgccacaatttaacccatatcccacagtcgacttctacgacacccacgccacacctcggacactggcgatcaaacatatgaaagaggcgcgttcctagcacacagtctaagttcgtgtaggtgaacgcgtactatgcttgtatgagtgaaatatgacaggtcgactgttcgcgcttttgacaggcggtaactgtgaggtaaccgagagcgggtgggcgtcactttcagcggggagcgggagtgaccatactgtacgatagtactctttattatactgtgcccacaggaagaaagggggtggtgaaattcttaacccgccacCACACGGTGTCGTATTTTGTGCAATCCTAaggaaaattgtaacttgagtCAGTAACTCAGTACAGAGCATAGTAATTAAGTGAATTGCAGAAAACAGGCCACTTATACGCAATCatcataaggtacagcggggcaaatttcgacgggggggggcaattgtaactaatccattttcccattattacactatgctgtggagttctacatgtatttactgaacacgcctactattTTTTCCATataatatatggtaggcgtgttcagtagattagatacatgtagaactcaacatcatcaTGCATTATTagatagagtgtccaccggttttttttttttttttcctagcctataattgtgtcccactgctgggcaaaggcctcccctttcttccgccactcatcccgatttgccgcctgctccggccagtcgccgcaaaatgcgtcgaggtcatcccgccatcttttctttggcctacctctgccccggctaatctgtggtgtccagtcggtagccaatttggcccaccgatctggatgcattcggcagacatgtcctgcccaatcccacttgagccTTGCAGAGTCCACCGGTTATAGAGGtattataaccggtggacactatttaataacgcaaacactgtaaaacatggaaaaaatggacctttgcctcccagtcgaggtttgccccgctgtaccttacttaatttagtataatataattaatatagtaCTTAATATTTATAGTGTATAATAATGGTTTGCAACCGTAGTTATACGAGGAATAATAatggaatgaaaataaaaatgctattcataaataacaaattagtcaatttatttataaacaactcATCAGCACTTAAAATTAAACTAGACCTTAAACTATAGTCTGTATCTttaggaatttaaaaaaatgtaaacagaATCTACCCTAAAAATGTTCCTTaatccagtaggcctagcacataattgccgcgagagtatgtcgccgcgagatagatgacacgtcttcttctacctgtattaatgacataaggacgggtagtctatctcgcggcgacatactctcgcggcaatcatgtgctaaccctgaaGTTGAGGGTGAATGAAAGTTGAAAGCATTATACGACCAAATAAGAAGTTTAAAGACAGGTGGCCCAGTGACAGATGCGCTCGGTTTTCGTATTTGGCTGATTAACCGACAAATGTTGAAAATACcctaaaatatgtttaaaaaaatattgtacttatttgttaacgtttttttttaaataaggtaCGGCGTGGCAAACCTCGACTGGGTGgctaactaatccattttttccattattacactatgatgttgagttctacatgactgtatccactgaacacgcctgccatatataaccagtggacactatttaattaCGCAAACATTGTAGAACATGGTAAAAATGGACCAGTCatatttgtcccccagtcgagacttgccccgctataccttacctaaaagtacagagtatagGTATGTAAACAACACCATTATAATACGGTTGCTTGTACAGCCAGCAAATTTTGcttttaatatttacaaaaaaaatgcctgAATGTGTGATAACACAATGCTTCTGCTGACTATACCTTTTGTAAGAAATGTcttcatattttttaagaaaattaaCTGGTTATTTTGTtgacaaattaaaaatattatgttttcaatttagACATTCTACATAAAaacatgtaatgaggaggaaatAGAATAAATTGTTTTCaataacatataattattaagtaatttttttactATTATGTACATTAATAAAGTACTTTACAGCTGATTTTATAGATTTATGTATTGAGTTCGCCTTCAGGACAGTTATTATttagcaataatatttaaataaataaaatatacaggTTAAAACTAGCACGTAGTACAGCACAAATAATTAAGTAACAGTTTTTTAACTCACAGATGTCTCACAGCAAGCAAAAAATACTTCTAAAATCTCGTATCATTTACTGGAATAAAATGGAGCCGTAATATCCCGTTCAATAAAGTCTATTTTTGTTCATAATCAAATTTAGAACAGCTTATTTCCTATTACGTGTCAAAGTTCGAATTAATCGCCTCAGTTAAATAACGTCACAAGTCTCAAACATTATCAATTAAAAATCAATTCTTAACAGTTAACATTAAAGTCTATTTTGCAATGATTTAGAGAAAGtggtaattattttaaatgGAGCGATGTTATCGATCGAGTAGTTTTGAGTCCAGAAATGGTACCAACATACCAAATAATTTTTTACTCTTTAGGCAATGAGGATAGAGTATAatatatagagaattactgtcataGTAAAATGACTGACATAACTCACAGTCGATAGACTGCCATAACATTGACAAACTATGGGCAGGCAAAGGCCTAGATATAAtagttttttcccctcactagctcggaaacacgtgttttgtcctttaataccagcgggtaaaaacgcattttatccattagtgggtaaagtaatttgaccttgaataaagtcaaattaactgctttaaaattggtaaaagtaggtgaatctagtaataaagatggtttctcacctgtggaactactagaagcagtgataaacgcattttttgcgttgtagtttcctcgctgtagtgaggggaaaagtgttgtgttacactcgggtgcaaatgtattttacttctcgtgtgttaaaaaactcgcaagttcaggattctactctcgaaccactcgcttcgctcgtggttgaACTATGGaattctttcacttgctcgtttttcaattccacactcggcgttaaaatacaactttgcccccttgtataacaaataactatttgagGCGAGTTGAAAAGAAATGAATAGTTCGTTATAGTTTGACCCTATTATGAGTTATCTTCATGTTATAATTATCACATTATACGGGTCAATCAATACACattgtttcaggtttttggtaTAGTATTTATGGAAATAGACTGTTGATATTTTTTATCGGTTTTACTAACTCTAAACTTTTTTAGGTACTTAGATACTCAAAGAACCAGTTAAttactttattatattttcattcaGTCTGTCACAAATAAACTTTAAGACATGTTTGTCACTCATTTCATTATTTAAATAGATTATATacctattaatataatttatttaataatattaatctaTTAGATTGAATAATTTGTAATGTCGTTATTGGAATAGAGTAGGTACTatgatttatttaatgttacTAATCTATTAGATTGAATAAATTTAAGTATgccacattattgtaatttaaattgcATTTTCCTCAtctcaatttattttaatttgcattaaaaaaataaaaataaaatatattggggacaccttacacaggtcaacttagccccaaactaagcaaagcttgtactatgggtgctaagcgacgatatacatacttaaatagataaatacatacgtatatacatagaaaacatccatgactcaggaacaaatatctgtgctcatcacacaaataaatgccctttaccgggattcgaacccaggaccgcggcttagcaggcagggtcactaccgactgagccagaccggtcgtcgattaGTCAaagtataaaattattattagtcAAAGTCATTAGTCAAAgtataaaacatattttcatgGTTTTATATGGCACCTTAAAGTGTAACATTGAGCATAGGTtgttttataacaaaaaaaaataacgtcCATATTTGTCCACATTTTACATAACATCACAAAAATACCTATAACAAACAAGtgttttatacaatattatttattacaaacaTAAGAATTACTTACATAAAATGATAAAGAATACATGTAGataaatcataataatatacttaGATAAACAAAATTTGTTAATATATACAATCTGTTCTTATATTATTAGATAATCATTATTTTTTCATTGACATATTAAAGTATatttataaggtttttttttaattgtagtaACTAGGCTTTGAGAGATCTAGATTTGCTATaagatatttttaaaagttattattactgttttttttattagaaatAATAAGTTAGTGACACCCAAGAGTCAATATTAGGTATAGCAATTAAATgctttaaaacaaataacatttttgtttTCGTAAAAAAAAGCTTTGACCACAAAttatttcttcttcttcttatcaTCAACTTTAGCTGGCAAGAACAATGCCACAAACTTCTGCAATAACTCCGTAAATATCAAAGTACCTATAAACACTAACAGTGTCCCAATCCAATGTCCAACAGTAAACGGATTCTGAAAGTAAACTATCGAGAACAAAAGTGACACAAACTTTCTTAGAGTCACTGTTAAGGTCACAGTCAACGACGCACACTCTGTCGTCAAAACATACACTGAACTTATACAAAGTCCTTGAGTAACCACATATAAAAGCAGCCATAATACTTGTATGGGCATTGTAAATCCTAAGAAAGTCACTGGAGCAGTTTCTGCAGCTAATTTAATGTGTCCTATCAAATTCCCAGCTGACGGCAGCCAGATAACTAAAGGTAATAAGTGAGCGTAGTACAGCGCTTCCCAAGGATGCTTTCCGTACTTTGAATATAAGGATTCTTGGAAGATTCCCATTCGAGCCGATACAAACAGTGCAAAAGTCAATATGGTTATGCCGAGACACCACCAAAGCCAATCAATGAATTTCAACCTCGCTTCTTCTTCCGCATCTGAATGGGTTTCTCTAGGCGCTTTAACTTCCCCACTGGACTGAATAGTGCATATGGCTATACCAGCGGAAATCATGAAGATAGCCATGTACTTCAACGCCGGGTATTGCTTCTTCAAAATCCACACGCCCATTGCCATGTTTGCCATCAATGATCCCGCTCTGAAGATCATGTGTAAAGGCATCGAAATGTTGAAATCGAACGCATAGTTATTAGCTACGCTGCTTGTCCAGAAAAATCCAACCAAAATCAGGTATTGCTTGAACGGTATGTTTCTTTTCGCTGTACCGAATTTTCCAACGGTACAGAATCCACAGAAGGCGATGAATAAGAACTGTAGGAATGTCACCAAATTCCCAGCGCCCGGGTCTTCTTTCACAACTAGTTCAAGAAAAACTACGTTGGAACAACATCCGACGAAGACCATACATATGGCCAGAGCTGCCTTGATATTCATTttgaatctgaaaaaaaaagaaaaaatacaaaaagttattCCGataccgggaatcgaacccgagccTCCTGGGTGAGAGCCAGGTATCCTAGCCACTAGACCATATCGGATGTTGATAGGTTGACAAAATTTTATTTCTGTTCGAGCAACGGATGAAATAACCGACCTATATAAACGTTCAATCGATAAACGTACATTCACATCGTATACTCATTTTCAAGTAAtacttaagaaaaataatatttaagaaGACATTCGTTACTCAAATCGACGCACACATTCAAATAATGGCAATACATTGTAAAAGAAACTAACTTATTTTCGTTTTGAACCTTCAGAACATCAAAATACAGTCGAAAGTAACACACTATTTGCTTCCTTTGACAAACCAAGATCGTTAGGTTATTCGTTAAACATCTATTAAAATACCTAAGAAACCCTGCTTAatatcaaataattataaaaaccaATTGAATACTTACATGTTATGTCCAATTTCAGTTCAAATTAGCTTTAATAAACActcaatttacattaaaaacgTCATATTGACAGGCAGCACGTTAGACTACTTTGGCGGCTTGCGCTAGTGTGCGTGATAACACAATCGCCGTGTATTTGTGACCGTGGCCTCGAATCTGTACGCATGCGCGGTGGCGCTCCGTCGGTAAAGCAGATGCGTAAAATGTTTACAAAATTAACGTATAGATGGCACTGTTATTACATTTGAAGGATGTAAACATTGTTAAGACATTGGCGCTCATAggaaattacattttatattaattattttttactctCATTTTTTATTTCGAATATTTTACGTGGTTTTGCTTGTTACGGACGTGACATTTATCTTATTATTCTGTCATCATTACATGCTTAATTTATTAGGTAGATCTATAACTCAAAATAATAGAAGAAAATCTGCTGATAAGAAATACGATATAAGTATAGTATTACTATCATAAATGCAATTTACTTCATTGTCTTAACTGTGTCTTAATTTTAACCATAAAGAACATCAAAAGTACGACTGTAAATATTCAgcctaatattaaaaacaaaaaaaccggccaagagcgtgtcgggccacgctcagtgtagggttccgtagttttccgtatttttctcaaaaactactgaacctatcaagttcaaaacaattttcctagaaagtctttataaagttctacttttgtgatttttttcatattttttaaacatatggttcaaaagttagaggggggggacgcacttttttttcctttaagagcgattatttccgaaaatattaatattatcaaaaaacgatcttagtaaacccttactcatttttaaatacctatccaacaatatatcacacgttggagttggaatgaaaaaatatatcagcccccactttacatgtagggggggtaccctaataaaacatttttttccattttttatttttgcactttgttggcgtgattgatatacatattggtaccaaatttcagctttctagtgcttacggttactgagattatccgcggacggacggacggacggacggacggacggacggacggacggacggacggacggacggacggacagacagacatggcgaaactataagggttcctagttgactacggaaccctaaaaaggtcatAATTCCACAGAAATATCAAAGAAATTACTATATTATAAGTTTGAATGTTCTTCCAAGATGAATAACCACGATAAAATTGCGTGCGGTCAAATAAGGAATCAAAGCATTTCTTTAGTAATTTTCTTATATCGGTAAGCCGCCAGCGCCATATTTAACAGTAATGTTATGTTTGCTAACACCGACCACGATATCATTGCCTGCGGTCAAAATAGGAACTAACGCGTTTCTTTACTGATTTCCTAACAATGGTAAGCCATCAGCGCCACCCTCAACTGTAATGTTAAATTTGCTAATCCATGTTAGGACGCAAGATGTAAACTTAGGGCCAAGTAATATTATACTTGTCTTGTTATGGTAATAAAGTAGGCTATAAATAATGTTTTAGTGCTCTCGTGCGATTGgttaataataaatgaaaggGCTTAATGGCTATTGcagggatcggaacccgttcccaaataccatttgatatcgttcttaaaccgttacctataaattttgttcaatgggaacaaaataatttcggttacggttcttatatcgttccctaaacgaacggttcattataaattttgttcagtgggaacaaaataatttcggtttcggttcttatttcgttccctcaaagaacagttccttacagtaacgtttaaatgaacgaacagaattttagcgttcctaaaaccaatattatttcgttccgagccgcgcgggagtaggtatagcgactgtagcgagcgccagagccgaacgttttcgccgacgcacgagccgcctttcgctgtctctttttcacacgaagttcatgtatatttctgtttcggttagccggccggccgcggccggcaatgaaggtgaaggtaggttgtttgttttgtttacttcatttacttgagttgcaactttcggcgtataaacagcgaacgtgcagtgatagtgtatgcttgatattgaaactattaggataggaagaaacagcatagaatatacaccatgtataaagggcggcaaattttaaaattgtagggctcaccggccaattgtcttcataaaacctgtctacttaaagtttcacgttaacggaatcattaaaggattaagacgatacaggaggcaagcacgaattcagatttttaggtctttatcgccgtcgcgttgacgggggcggaacccacagagaggccctgtatagtaaagttgtgtgtgcgcgtggcgcacgcacacagacgcgtacgccggcggcgcaagtactcgcgctcgagccgaccggcgcccgcaatcgctctctatagtctctatctatatttttctagttttggacttctgatttgcgtatagttttggactccgtgaagtatactcgtactgatttgaatagaatgcaaatttgtcatattttaggtattctaaatattattccttaccttatacataatgtaattatcttaaaaggaatcatgataccgaaataaagttattcggtatgtaaaaaactaaagccttttcgatgtcacaaagaaagtttaaaataattttgtgataaagtaaatattttctgaaaggattgggttatacctagggattgcaataatataaaatccggattttcggattatttttagggcaaaatccgaactccggattaaatccggatttttttagtaactaaagcctgacaagtttttatttgaccctggaagagtgtcgctacaaatcgttttcatatggcaataatgtgccgacgtcatgtataatcgggacagcgagtactgggtttcgtttcgcgttaatatttgtagaaaattaaagcatggttttagagaatgacaatttaataagctaggtttgaagacttgctacttccacacagcctaaaattcatgaagcttgtgcctgtatcgaagtcgtcgatgtttattttcttcttacgtgggaccttgttttgtactggtggcgatgatgaaacggcctccttatttctttaaatatttttcacggcagagctaaatacagacaccataaataagaacaaaaaatatattaagctaaatcgaaaccaactaatcattgcatgagaacattattagggtgcccgccccctacacgtaaagtggggagagatttttttttcatttcaaccctgacgtgtgatatacctattgttggataggtattaaaaaatgaataggggtttactactaacattttttgatattgttaattttttcggaaataatcgctcggaaatgtatgggacatttcagaggtaaacttttgtatgggctttgtcagtcccggtatctatcgtccttgatattaggcaagtcaatgtgcacctctaacgactcttacgcagtggccattgaggccaatcaattaaaggtgaggaaacagtctcagctgttgccattagatttggtgaaaataacattgatcgcgttggatatggtaagtatggttaagaaactaaagcctgaccagaaatataaataactattgtcaggcaggagtgcgctgttattctgatgtatggagtgacagttcagtatagtatgatgactatgaagaaaatagttttaatgaaattccgctacatggcgcgtagtcatatatttctggtcatgctttacatgtgtataaaataaaacaaaacttatgaatcttatgatataatctttccagtaattgcctatgggaaaataacattgtagttaccactggtaacaacttagtggtaactctgactagtggaataacccttattttataacgatatttcactaacgaatgtaccaaaatatgattgacttttacactgaagctataattatgatagagtacacataatcttgatacacatttaataatatttttctattttattttcgagatcttctaaacaagcccgtaaattctcttcgggaacttgttctaacttttttcttataacgactgcaactatattacgcttgcatgaacaagggcacatcgcgtccggttccgattcactataaatggattgcatgggttgtgctctctcaaggactgcatcttggtccttaaaaacatttaaaaacatatcactattacaaattcacacagattaagtaacacacatatttatacaaattagtgcagattatattttatacagctttctcacactataagcacttacatccaactcaaggtcatcagaatcgcttggatatggggtagttttttctctatatatatttttttgaaggctagatcttctatgtcaaagcttttatctgcaataaaaatatcttatttattttgcataatgtacttacatttctagaaaattattacaataagttacaagcttttgagaattgggcccttggtgtatctacatggaatacacaactgtagttggcgagtgtattagtgtctacactgtctacagacgaccaaaccgaccaaggtccaacaagtacgggattgtaagagcgggagagctacgtcaaccggggtggctttaggaaaatttggggttactttgatggtatttgaacggctttaaaattaacatcattcattatttactgaaactgttcatgtaattagtagatagataatagatcaataaatattcttgtaaatctaccatagaaaatcgcgaatttacttacagtatgactttaaaactaaattttcaaagtcacccctgcgttttaaagccaccccggttgaccgtataaggctttctcatttttttacaaataactgcgtccctaattgacatatttcatttcatttcatttcatttattttattcataacaaTGTACATTGTGTTGAATATTGCATACTAATATGAATAATACTTATAAACTACCAATATCTAAGCCATGATTCAAAATTGACGATAGTtaattaattaggtactaaAATATGTCAAAAACATGTATGTCTATgtcagtcataaaattaaattatataataatatgggTATTACAAATTCGTGTAATATATAGAATGTCATCAATTTTGAATTATGTTGTAGGTGAATTAAGCAGTACAATAAGTTACgatctaataataataattgttacaaattacataatttcattacttacatggaatattattacgagtatttattaatattaatacattaaaTCACTCAGAAGTCTAAACTAATATCTATACATTAagcactattattattatatataaattcgTCTATGGAATAGTCATATGTCGGTACGGTcgcctgtaagtacctactttaggagtgacaccgaatagggcttgtattgtaa is part of the Leguminivora glycinivorella isolate SPB_JAAS2020 chromosome 10, LegGlyc_1.1, whole genome shotgun sequence genome and encodes:
- the LOC125230486 gene encoding UDP-xylose and UDP-N-acetylglucosamine transporter; the encoded protein is MNIKAALAICMVFVGCCSNVVFLELVVKEDPGAGNLVTFLQFLFIAFCGFCTVGKFGTAKRNIPFKQYLILVGFFWTSSVANNYAFDFNISMPLHMIFRAGSLMANMAMGVWILKKQYPALKYMAIFMISAGIAICTIQSSGEVKAPRETHSDAEEEARLKFIDWLWWCLGITILTFALFVSARMGIFQESLYSKYGKHPWEALYYAHLLPLVIWLPSAGNLIGHIKLAAETAPVTFLGFTMPIQVLWLLLYVVTQGLCISSVYVLTTECASLTVTLTVTLRKFVSLLFSIVYFQNPFTVGHWIGTLLVFIGTLIFTELLQKFVALFLPAKVDDKKKKK